The Treponema rectale genome includes a window with the following:
- a CDS encoding (deoxy)nucleoside triphosphate pyrophosphohydrolase, with protein MKTINVVAAVIIRTDSDNTKQVFATQRGYGEYKDWWEFPGGKIEEGESPETALAREIKEELATEISVGNYIDTIEYDYPAFHLSMRCYECSVISGKLELLEHENATWLAAESLRSVNWLPADIAILEKVEKLL; from the coding sequence ATGAAAACCATAAACGTAGTAGCTGCCGTAATAATCCGCACAGACAGCGACAACACAAAACAAGTTTTTGCCACCCAGCGCGGTTACGGCGAATATAAAGACTGGTGGGAATTTCCAGGCGGAAAAATCGAAGAAGGTGAAAGCCCAGAGACTGCCCTTGCACGAGAAATAAAAGAAGAGCTTGCCACAGAAATCAGCGTGGGCAATTACATCGATACAATCGAATACGACTACCCTGCTTTTCATCTTTCTATGCGCTGCTATGAGTGCAGTGTCATAAGCGGAAAGCTGGAACTTCTGGAGCACGAAAACGCCACATGGCTTGCAGCTGAATCTTTACGCTCCGTAAACTGGCTGCCGGCAGACATTGCGATTTTAGAAAAAGTAGAAAAACTTCTATAA
- a CDS encoding DEAD/DEAH box helicase has product MESIKSERLLNSLRRGFISSKIVSDNYLMPSLLVNDQQKDKRILSALTEELSTCETFDFSVAFINDTGLASILEKLEYLEKHNIKGRILTTNYLNFTSPGALSKLLEFSNIEVRVYTQGGFHPKGYIFKQSNYYSVIIGSANLTASALSQNQEWSLKFLSLTDGQIVFSVREEFERIWNNATLVTEEWISGYKKIYIQNRFSIKPVKTADKEFEAEYQFQNPEELNDSKDDEEIVPNSMQEEAMVSLAQLREKGERRALLIAATGTGKTYLSIFDVKQVKPKRVLYVAHRDMILNKSEQSFKTLMGNINTGFLNGNQKDLNADYLFASVFTLAKDEILFQFKKDHFDYIIIDEVHHAGASSYKKIIDYFTPNFLLGLTATPERTDGFDIFSLFNNNIPYEIRLQKALEENLLCPFHYYGLSDLTINGELIDDKSDFSKLVSSERIHHIEHAIKRYKSNDIPVKGLIFCSRIEEANELSRALNNDGFFTTCLTGANSDSEREKTIQRLENDDDPLQYIISVDIFNEGVDIPCVNQVVMLRPTQSAIIFVQQLGRGLRKDKSKSYVSVIDFIGNYENNFFIPITLFGDNSYNKDNLRRALSAGSSCIPGTSTIQINEIAKQKIFDSISQTSFKQLKLLKEEYNKLKLRLAKVPAMMDFVTNGFIDPLLFIDYSGSYFEFKSKLKENSFELNEKERKSLQFVSNEFAHGIRVHELLILNRLLNKKEISLENFKSELENYCIKFNLKDIKGMTRNLSLDFYRDSDRNKYGEISYVIFDEEKELLSRTKQFESLLNNQNYKTELEDCIQYGLTKAKLKQNEHFENHNLVLYRKYSRKDVFKILNWAKDENPQNVGGYMTKKTDDEFHCPVFVTYEKSDEISDSIKYKDFFIDNTRFNWMSKSKRSLTSPDVSSILNQADNHIQIMLFVKKDDNEGTDFYYMGNMKTVKESAEQTQMESGESVVNIQFDMETPVTQNMYNYLEGLSA; this is encoded by the coding sequence ATGGAATCAATAAAAAGTGAACGCTTACTTAACAGCCTCAGGCGGGGATTTATATCAAGTAAAATTGTTTCTGACAACTACCTTATGCCTTCCCTGCTTGTAAATGACCAGCAGAAAGACAAAAGAATTCTTTCGGCTCTAACAGAAGAACTTTCAACATGCGAGACTTTTGATTTTTCCGTTGCTTTTATAAATGACACGGGGCTTGCTTCAATTCTTGAAAAACTTGAATATCTGGAAAAGCACAATATCAAGGGACGGATTCTTACTACAAATTACTTAAATTTTACTTCTCCGGGTGCACTTTCTAAATTATTAGAGTTTTCAAATATTGAAGTCCGCGTATACACACAAGGTGGGTTTCATCCAAAAGGCTATATCTTCAAGCAAAGTAATTATTATTCTGTAATTATCGGAAGCGCAAATTTAACAGCCAGTGCCTTAAGTCAGAATCAGGAATGGAGCTTAAAATTTCTTTCGCTGACAGACGGACAGATTGTTTTTTCTGTAAGAGAAGAATTTGAACGCATCTGGAATAATGCAACCCTGGTAACTGAAGAATGGATATCTGGCTATAAAAAAATATATATTCAGAATCGTTTTTCAATCAAACCTGTAAAAACAGCTGATAAAGAATTTGAAGCAGAATATCAGTTTCAAAATCCAGAAGAATTAAATGATTCGAAAGATGATGAAGAGATTGTTCCCAATTCCATGCAGGAAGAAGCTATGGTTTCCCTCGCACAATTACGTGAAAAAGGAGAGCGCAGAGCTTTACTGATTGCTGCCACAGGAACTGGTAAAACCTATCTTTCTATATTTGATGTAAAACAAGTTAAGCCAAAACGTGTTTTATATGTGGCTCATCGTGATATGATTCTTAACAAAAGCGAGCAGAGTTTTAAAACTCTTATGGGAAATATCAATACAGGATTTCTAAATGGTAATCAGAAAGATTTAAATGCGGATTATTTGTTTGCATCTGTTTTTACTCTTGCAAAAGATGAAATCTTATTTCAGTTCAAAAAGGACCACTTTGATTATATCATTATTGACGAAGTTCACCATGCAGGTGCTTCAAGTTACAAAAAGATAATTGATTACTTTACACCCAATTTTTTACTCGGACTTACAGCAACTCCAGAACGAACTGATGGATTTGATATATTCTCTCTTTTTAACAACAATATTCCCTATGAAATCCGTTTACAAAAAGCCCTGGAAGAAAATCTCCTCTGCCCTTTTCATTACTACGGATTAAGTGATTTGACTATAAATGGAGAATTAATTGATGATAAAAGTGATTTTTCAAAACTTGTAAGTTCAGAAAGAATACATCACATTGAACACGCAATTAAACGCTATAAATCCAATGACATTCCGGTAAAAGGTCTGATTTTCTGCAGCCGAATTGAAGAAGCTAATGAACTTTCACGTGCACTAAATAACGACGGATTTTTTACAACCTGTTTGACTGGTGCTAATTCTGATTCAGAAAGAGAAAAAACAATTCAACGCTTAGAAAATGATGATGATCCGCTTCAGTATATTATCAGTGTAGATATCTTTAATGAGGGCGTTGATATTCCCTGCGTAAATCAAGTTGTAATGCTCCGCCCTACTCAGTCTGCAATTATTTTTGTCCAGCAGCTTGGACGTGGGTTACGAAAAGACAAATCCAAAAGCTATGTAAGTGTTATAGATTTTATTGGAAATTACGAAAACAACTTTTTTATTCCAATTACACTTTTTGGCGATAATTCTTATAACAAAGACAATTTGCGCAGAGCTCTTTCTGCCGGTTCCAGCTGCATTCCGGGGACTTCTACAATTCAAATAAATGAAATTGCAAAACAAAAAATCTTTGATTCTATAAGTCAGACTTCCTTTAAGCAATTAAAGCTTTTAAAAGAAGAATACAATAAACTAAAACTACGCCTGGCAAAAGTTCCCGCCATGATGGATTTTGTTACTAATGGTTTTATTGACCCGCTTTTATTTATTGATTATTCAGGAAGCTACTTTGAGTTTAAATCAAAACTAAAAGAGAATTCTTTTGAACTGAATGAAAAAGAAAGAAAATCCCTTCAATTTGTTTCCAATGAATTTGCTCATGGAATCAGAGTTCATGAACTGTTAATTTTAAATCGATTGTTAAACAAAAAAGAAATTTCTCTTGAAAATTTTAAGTCCGAACTAGAAAATTATTGTATAAAATTCAACTTAAAAGACATCAAAGGAATGACAAGAAATCTTTCTCTTGATTTTTACCGGGACAGTGACAGAAACAAATATGGTGAAATTTCTTATGTTATTTTTGATGAAGAAAAAGAGCTTTTAAGCAGAACTAAGCAATTTGAATCATTACTTAATAATCAAAACTATAAAACTGAACTTGAAGACTGCATACAGTATGGTCTTACTAAAGCAAAACTGAAGCAGAATGAACATTTTGAAAATCACAACCTTGTTTTATACCGTAAATACTCAAGAAAAGATGTTTTCAAAATCTTAAATTGGGCAAAAGATGAGAATCCTCAAAATGTGGGTGGTTATATGACAAAAAAAACTGATGATGAATTCCATTGCCCGGTTTTTGTCACTTATGAAAAGTCAGATGAAATTTCTGATTCAATAAAGTATAAGGATTTCTTTATTGATAATACCCGCTTCAACTGGATGAGCAAAAGTAAACGCTCTTTAACTTCGCCAGATGTTTCAAGTATACTGAATCAGGCAGACAATCATATTCAAATCATGCTTTTTGTAAAAAAAGATGATAACGAAGGCACAGATTTTTACTACATGGGAAATATGAAAACTGTAAAAGAATCTGCCGAACAAACGCAAATGGAATCAGGAGAATCTGTTGTAAACATTCAGTTTGACATGGAAACTCCTGTTACACAAAATATGTATAATTATCTGGAAGGACTCTCAGCATGA
- a CDS encoding DUF3990 domain-containing protein — protein MVLYHGSTVEIKEIDLALSKPNKDFGRGFYLSNNYEQAYEMATYKSGLFGTEPYVTKFEFDENLLKNDNLKVLSFSEYSKEWADFVFKNRNQENQDFFHDYDIVIGPIANDRVGAQIRRFVEGDITFDTFLERLKYMRGVTFQYFFGTQKAVQTLVNKGLCHE, from the coding sequence ATGGTTTTGTATCATGGTTCAACTGTAGAAATAAAAGAAATTGATCTGGCTCTTTCCAAGCCTAATAAAGATTTTGGCCGAGGTTTTTATCTTTCTAATAATTATGAACAGGCTTATGAAATGGCAACTTACAAATCTGGCCTTTTTGGAACAGAGCCTTATGTTACAAAATTTGAGTTCGATGAAAATCTCTTAAAAAACGACAATCTGAAAGTTCTGTCGTTTTCTGAATACTCAAAAGAATGGGCAGATTTTGTCTTCAAAAACCGCAATCAGGAGAATCAGGATTTTTTCCACGACTACGACATCGTAATCGGTCCCATAGCAAATGACAGAGTTGGCGCACAAATCCGCCGCTTTGTTGAAGGTGACATTACTTTTGACACCTTCCTTGAAAGATTGAAATACATGAGGGGCGTTACTTTTCAATATTTTTTCGGCACCCAAAAAGCGGTTCAAACGCTTGTAAACAAAGGACTCTGTCATGAATGA
- a CDS encoding DUF3791 domain-containing protein yields MQEANPKDKIEYTVALVSDFAKKYSLSTTQAFNYLDRFNAIDFVNQHYNIAHTLSFSEIVDDLALYCKNHGGNL; encoded by the coding sequence ATGCAGGAAGCAAATCCAAAAGACAAAATTGAATATACCGTTGCTCTCGTAAGCGACTTTGCCAAAAAATATTCTCTTTCTACCACACAGGCATTCAACTACCTTGACCGCTTTAACGCCATAGATTTTGTAAATCAGCATTATAACATTGCACACACGCTTTCTTTTTCAGAGATTGTCGATGATCTTGCGCTCTATTGCAAAAATCACGGAGGAAATCTCTGA
- a CDS encoding master DNA invertase Mpi family serine-type recombinase produces the protein MTYGYIRVSTNRQTVENQRFEILEFCKKQGIAVDSWIEETISGTVEPKKRELGKLLEGIKKDDLIICSELSRLGRSLFMIMSVLNILMEKGARVWTIKDNYRLGDDIQSKVLAFAFGLSAEIERNLISQRTKEALALRKNEGVKLGRPLGSTSIKSKLDGAELAVSVMILAGTSVNQMAKLYGTHRKTVKLFISKKSLDSQGNLHKVQKMIAG, from the coding sequence ATGACGTACGGATATATTCGTGTGAGCACAAACAGGCAGACTGTGGAAAACCAGCGGTTTGAGATTCTAGAGTTCTGCAAAAAACAGGGAATTGCTGTTGATTCTTGGATTGAAGAGACAATCAGCGGGACTGTTGAGCCGAAAAAGCGGGAACTTGGGAAACTGCTTGAGGGCATAAAAAAGGACGATCTTATAATCTGCTCGGAACTTTCACGGCTGGGGCGAAGTCTTTTTATGATTATGTCAGTGCTGAATATCCTGATGGAAAAAGGGGCGCGGGTCTGGACAATCAAGGACAACTACCGTCTGGGCGACGACATTCAGAGCAAGGTCCTGGCCTTTGCATTCGGCCTCAGCGCAGAAATCGAGCGTAACCTCATAAGCCAGCGCACAAAAGAAGCCCTAGCGCTCAGAAAAAACGAAGGGGTAAAACTCGGTCGGCCTCTTGGATCTACAAGCATAAAAAGCAAGCTTGATGGGGCGGAACTTGCGGTGAGCGTGATGATTCTTGCCGGAACAAGCGTAAATCAGATGGCGAAACTCTACGGAACGCACCGGAAAACTGTAAAGCTTTTTATCAGTAAAAAATCCCTTGACTCACAGGGCAACCTGCACAAAGTGCAGAAGATGATTGCCGGATAA
- a CDS encoding DNA (cytosine-5-)-methyltransferase — protein MDLFAGLGGFHLAMKKLGGQCVFASELKEDLRILYKENYGIDCFGDINKVDIDKDIPKKFDMLCAGFPCQPFSKAGKQQGFKDEKDRGNLFWKIMDILRKKTPEYILLENVQNLQTHDNGNTWEVIRTNLETLYDVKCDIISPHNFGIPQHRKRIYIVGRLNAKGGLKDFNFPPHEEKIACNIKTIIDESDSEYLSLRDQTRMHLKAWKDFLDLLTQKKIAIPSFPIWAMEWGADYEYEKTPPCRQKRKTLEERRGKFGVVLQGNSADDMRLQLPIYAQTVMKPNEEFPVWKKNFIKWNREFYTAHKDILDTWLPKIQKPGFENSHQKFEWNCGIDKNAKPILDDKIIQFRPSGIRVKLPTYSPALVLTTTQIPIFPWIITPDGKQGRYMTKKEAAKLQGMEELKNVPNTISEAFKAFGNAVNVEVVRRIAENLLEIK, from the coding sequence ATAGACTTATTTGCAGGACTCGGAGGTTTTCATCTTGCCATGAAAAAACTTGGTGGTCAGTGTGTTTTTGCAAGCGAATTAAAGGAAGATTTGAGAATTCTTTACAAAGAAAACTATGGTATTGACTGCTTTGGGGATATAAACAAAGTCGATATTGATAAAGATATTCCAAAAAAGTTTGATATGCTTTGTGCAGGCTTTCCTTGTCAGCCATTTTCTAAAGCTGGAAAACAACAGGGCTTCAAGGATGAAAAGGATAGGGGCAATCTCTTTTGGAAAATTATGGATATATTAAGGAAAAAAACACCTGAATATATCTTACTTGAAAATGTTCAAAATCTTCAGACCCATGACAATGGAAATACTTGGGAAGTTATACGGACAAATCTGGAAACATTGTATGATGTCAAATGCGATATTATTTCTCCGCACAATTTTGGCATTCCACAGCATCGTAAGCGCATTTATATAGTTGGTCGTTTAAATGCAAAGGGTGGATTAAAAGATTTCAATTTTCCACCTCATGAAGAAAAAATCGCATGTAATATAAAAACTATAATTGATGAAAGCGATAGCGAGTATCTGTCATTGCGTGATCAGACGCGAATGCATTTAAAGGCTTGGAAAGACTTTCTTGATTTGCTTACCCAAAAGAAAATAGCAATTCCTTCTTTTCCAATTTGGGCTATGGAATGGGGGGCTGATTATGAATATGAAAAAACTCCGCCTTGTCGCCAGAAAAGAAAAACTCTTGAAGAAAGACGCGGAAAATTTGGTGTTGTCCTGCAAGGTAATTCTGCTGATGATATGCGTTTGCAACTTCCCATATATGCCCAAACTGTTATGAAGCCTAATGAAGAATTTCCTGTTTGGAAAAAGAACTTTATAAAATGGAACAGGGAATTTTATACGGCACACAAAGATATATTAGATACATGGCTTCCAAAGATTCAAAAACCAGGCTTTGAAAACAGTCACCAAAAGTTTGAGTGGAACTGTGGAATTGATAAAAATGCAAAACCAATTCTTGATGACAAAATAATACAGTTTAGGCCTTCTGGAATTCGTGTAAAACTTCCAACATACTCACCAGCACTTGTTCTTACAACAACTCAAATTCCTATTTTCCCTTGGATAATAACACCAGATGGAAAGCAAGGACGATATATGACAAAAAAAGAAGCCGCAAAATTACAAGGCATGGAAGAACTTAAAAATGTACCGAATACAATTTCCGAGGCGTTCAAGGCTTTCGGAAATGCAGTGAATGTTGAGGTCGTAAGACGAATTGCAGAAAATCTTTTGGAGATAAAATAA
- a CDS encoding ATP-binding protein, whose protein sequence is MAKKINIRPTTGVYATYKNIRYEPWTAIAEFVDNATQSYYDHVEELERTKDWKNLRIEIQYKKDSYGNYELTICDNAFGMNFKDFQRAIILDSKPQIATRSEFGMGLKTSACWFGNNWSVETVELNSGKKFFAQVDVESLSKTKDEEIEFTETECDLHEHGTTIHIWNLNRSLAGRQIQKTKDQLRGIYRRDLQSEKIKISYNDEYLTYETPEIYKEALPGGNFKEWKEPLDFDIFDERKQKYHVTGFMALLETGSTYGAGFTLLRRGRVIIGGYENCYRPKDVFSSSNTYVYQRLFGELNLDNFPVTQTKDSFDWYNNGLEESLINKLVEVTKDYKRKASEYNNTNKKNQGNPVNIGIDNKTLSDFSNAGVIQNVNVNPVENDSSQAEERTQISFASESKDNSLFPDIEEIPIIGNENTKISFDISGRKYILNYSIKKDDSESKWLVVSPQKDNKDALEFDVDWNIAHPFFKHYFENQEIFDSMKKFVFALVLSEIEATYTSSNDKKIEPWDIREKMNETLKAVIRS, encoded by the coding sequence ATGGCAAAAAAAATAAATATCCGCCCAACTACTGGAGTTTATGCTACATACAAAAATATTCGCTATGAGCCTTGGACTGCAATTGCGGAATTTGTAGATAATGCAACTCAGAGTTATTATGACCATGTAGAAGAACTTGAAAGAACAAAAGACTGGAAAAATTTAAGAATTGAAATCCAATATAAAAAGGATTCCTATGGTAATTATGAACTGACAATATGTGACAATGCTTTTGGAATGAATTTTAAGGACTTTCAAAGAGCCATCATATTGGATAGTAAACCTCAAATTGCAACTCGTTCTGAATTTGGAATGGGATTGAAAACTTCTGCTTGCTGGTTTGGTAATAATTGGAGTGTTGAAACAGTAGAATTAAATTCAGGTAAAAAGTTTTTTGCACAAGTCGATGTGGAATCATTAAGCAAAACAAAGGATGAAGAAATTGAATTTACCGAAACAGAATGTGATTTACATGAACATGGAACGACAATACATATATGGAATTTAAACAGAAGTCTTGCAGGTCGTCAAATTCAGAAAACAAAAGACCAACTGAGAGGTATATATAGGCGAGATCTGCAATCTGAGAAAATAAAGATTTCATATAATGATGAGTATTTAACATATGAAACTCCGGAAATTTATAAGGAAGCATTACCTGGTGGAAATTTTAAAGAATGGAAAGAACCTTTAGATTTTGACATTTTTGATGAGCGAAAACAAAAATATCATGTAACAGGGTTTATGGCACTTCTCGAAACTGGAAGCACTTATGGAGCTGGCTTTACACTCTTACGACGAGGCCGGGTAATTATTGGTGGATATGAAAATTGTTATCGCCCAAAAGATGTTTTTAGTAGTTCAAATACCTATGTATATCAAAGACTTTTCGGAGAGTTAAATCTTGATAATTTTCCAGTTACACAAACGAAAGATTCATTTGATTGGTATAATAATGGGCTTGAAGAAAGTCTCATAAATAAACTTGTTGAAGTTACAAAAGATTATAAAAGAAAAGCAAGTGAATATAATAATACAAACAAAAAAAATCAGGGAAATCCAGTAAACATTGGAATTGACAATAAGACCCTTAGCGATTTTTCGAATGCAGGGGTAATCCAAAATGTCAATGTAAATCCTGTAGAAAATGATTCTTCACAAGCAGAAGAAAGAACCCAAATTAGTTTTGCCTCTGAATCGAAAGATAATTCTCTTTTCCCAGATATAGAAGAAATTCCTATTATCGGAAATGAAAACACAAAAATTTCTTTTGATATATCAGGACGAAAATATATCCTTAATTATTCAATAAAAAAAGATGATTCTGAAAGTAAGTGGCTTGTTGTATCTCCACAAAAAGATAATAAAGATGCACTTGAGTTTGATGTAGACTGGAATATCGCACATCCATTTTTTAAGCATTATTTTGAAAATCAAGAAATATTTGATTCGATGAAAAAATTTGTTTTTGCATTAGTCCTTTCTGAAATTGAAGCAACTTATACATCTTCAAATGACAAGAAAATTGAACCATGGGATATTCGTGAAAAAATGAATGAAACTCTAAAAGCAGTGATTAGGAGCTGA
- a CDS encoding Z1 domain-containing protein, producing MGANIIEMKYVNKNPNSWNIELDGFYSEHIKKFLSLSGIPDDGISTIYSNAAKTLSYCPNPKNTSIQQETGIVIGKVQSGKTSNFISLISLAFDNGYDIAIVLGGTKKPLLKQNSDRIKEYFHDVKDNVFVLNSNENADHLNEENIRGFLRREKKVIIVGLKSVKQINTIMQIFTNNTLNERPVLIIDDEGDEYSLNTKVKQKKESSTYSAILNFKNTLQRHCYVSVTATPQANLLISKIDELSPDFGVLVPPGNGYCGLDVFHSDDKYTIIIPENEEPLIEVGIPASLKKSLAMFFVACAIQSHRTHRKDKLSMLIHISQFKKDHELEYKKVQELIKEWVLKTSDKKDVSYTSVCEIMKEAHSEYAKGNVRDFPTFEEIEDEIIFAINNSHVHKINGDNTLNGEDDFYEYNIYVGGTMLGRGLTIKGLCVTYITRTAKNASNVDTVQQRARWFGYKTKYLDLCRIFAVSKILNEFMEIRDHEEDLWQTIEMTNSQGIEFKNMPRIFSLSDSLKPTRSSVAEVESYTFYSWNKQRIFQDDEDYARSNKNILNQFRENNKSRLQTILQHSGAPFIILRDADYFSVYSELLEKFMFPETSKLNKGILAKLYQLLKDKNLSPNIDVIWMRDGKTSRHPVNKETKIISNYFVGRNPKDLSKPANYEGDDTHFNRSNTMQLQIHMIEDKETGFVSPTLAIYLPNEIISKLTGLVVQKEA from the coding sequence ATGGGAGCAAACATAATTGAAATGAAATATGTAAATAAAAATCCTAACTCTTGGAATATTGAACTAGATGGATTTTATTCAGAACATATAAAGAAGTTCTTGTCGTTGAGTGGAATCCCTGACGATGGTATTTCAACTATTTATTCTAATGCTGCAAAAACTCTAAGTTACTGTCCTAATCCCAAAAATACTTCTATACAGCAAGAAACCGGTATTGTAATTGGTAAAGTTCAGAGCGGTAAAACCTCTAATTTTATTTCGTTGATTTCATTAGCTTTTGATAATGGTTATGATATTGCAATTGTTCTTGGTGGTACAAAAAAGCCGTTGTTAAAACAAAATTCTGATAGAATAAAAGAATATTTTCACGATGTAAAAGATAATGTTTTTGTTCTTAACTCAAACGAAAATGCTGACCATTTGAATGAAGAAAATATAAGAGGTTTCCTTCGCAGAGAAAAGAAAGTCATTATAGTTGGATTAAAAAGCGTAAAACAGATAAACACTATAATGCAGATTTTTACGAACAACACATTGAATGAAAGACCTGTTTTGATAATTGATGATGAAGGGGATGAATATTCATTAAATACAAAAGTAAAGCAAAAAAAAGAAAGTTCGACTTATTCGGCAATTTTGAATTTCAAAAATACACTACAAAGGCACTGTTATGTTTCTGTGACTGCAACACCGCAAGCAAATCTGTTGATTAGCAAAATCGATGAGCTTTCACCAGATTTTGGTGTTCTTGTACCACCAGGAAACGGATATTGTGGACTTGATGTTTTTCATTCTGATGATAAATATACAATTATAATTCCAGAAAATGAGGAACCTTTGATTGAGGTCGGTATCCCCGCATCGCTCAAAAAATCTTTGGCAATGTTTTTTGTTGCATGTGCCATACAAAGCCACAGAACACATAGAAAAGACAAACTTTCAATGCTAATCCATATAAGTCAATTCAAGAAAGACCATGAATTGGAATATAAGAAAGTTCAAGAATTGATTAAAGAATGGGTTTTAAAAACAAGTGATAAGAAAGATGTTTCATACACATCTGTTTGTGAAATTATGAAAGAGGCTCATTCTGAATATGCAAAAGGAAATGTCAGAGATTTTCCGACCTTTGAGGAAATTGAGGATGAAATAATTTTTGCCATAAATAACAGTCATGTGCACAAAATTAATGGTGATAATACCTTGAATGGTGAGGATGATTTTTACGAATATAACATTTATGTTGGTGGTACTATGTTAGGTCGTGGACTGACAATAAAAGGTCTATGTGTAACTTACATAACAAGAACGGCTAAAAATGCCTCTAATGTAGATACTGTCCAACAACGTGCCCGATGGTTTGGCTATAAAACGAAATATCTTGATTTATGTAGAATATTTGCAGTTTCAAAAATATTAAATGAGTTTATGGAAATTAGAGATCACGAAGAAGATTTATGGCAAACAATTGAAATGACTAATTCACAAGGTATTGAGTTTAAAAATATGCCTAGAATTTTTTCGTTAAGTGATTCATTAAAACCGACGAGAAGTTCTGTCGCAGAAGTTGAATCTTACACCTTTTACAGTTGGAATAAGCAGAGAATTTTCCAAGATGATGAAGATTATGCTAGAAGCAATAAAAATATTCTTAATCAGTTTAGGGAAAATAATAAATCGAGATTACAAACTATTTTACAACACTCTGGAGCTCCATTTATAATTCTTAGAGATGCTGACTATTTTTCTGTCTATTCGGAATTATTGGAAAAATTTATGTTCCCAGAGACATCTAAGCTAAATAAAGGGATACTAGCAAAACTTTATCAACTATTAAAAGATAAAAATCTTTCTCCAAATATTGATGTCATTTGGATGCGAGATGGAAAAACTTCAAGACACCCAGTAAACAAAGAAACAAAGATAATTTCAAATTATTTTGTTGGTAGGAACCCTAAAGATTTGTCAAAGCCAGCAAATTATGAAGGTGACGACACGCATTTTAATCGTTCAAATACAATGCAATTGCAAATTCACATGATTGAAGACAAAGAAACTGGATTTGTAAGTCCTACACTTGCGATTTATTTACCTAATGAGATTATCTCAAAATTGACGGGTCTTGTTGTTCAGAAGGAAGCTTAA
- a CDS encoding PD-(D/E)XK motif protein → MELVDFFKENFESLSNVTDYKIKEFFKNFYVGIDKDRAVVIVIKSNIQSGRPYNIKTKALSLECNAKVTFSSGTQENVHILKCLLHNKKDKEIFLEVAKLFISDNYSDNYIIETFNTLQNFFSNEKELSDNELTGFYAELYTIYKFHDSLKIEQFWQSHDRMKFDFSFSEKLKLEIKATTKENRIHHFLHEQINSTYYDIYVLSYLFRYDDKGLSLYDLIKNCKSILSNYKELSMRLKYIEKNTNIERLKELKYNQIYTDEHMHIFSAKDIPKFAEQTPSGVSKAEYDSSLENIDFVDVDSFIREVKNSLLEEKNV, encoded by the coding sequence ATGGAACTAGTAGATTTTTTTAAGGAAAACTTCGAGTCACTCTCAAATGTAACTGACTATAAAATAAAAGAATTTTTCAAGAACTTTTATGTCGGAATTGATAAAGACAGAGCTGTTGTAATTGTTATAAAATCAAATATTCAAAGTGGACGACCTTACAACATAAAAACTAAAGCCTTATCACTGGAATGTAATGCAAAAGTAACTTTTAGTTCTGGCACACAAGAAAATGTGCATATATTAAAGTGCTTATTACATAATAAAAAGGATAAAGAAATTTTTTTAGAGGTTGCAAAACTTTTCATTAGTGATAATTATTCAGATAACTATATTATTGAAACTTTTAATACTCTTCAGAATTTCTTTTCTAATGAAAAAGAATTATCAGATAACGAACTTACTGGATTTTACGCAGAACTATATACTATATATAAATTTCACGATTCATTAAAAATCGAACAATTTTGGCAAAGTCATGATAGAATGAAATTTGATTTTTCCTTTTCTGAAAAACTCAAGCTAGAAATAAAGGCAACTACAAAAGAAAACCGTATACATCATTTTTTACATGAACAGATAAATTCAACTTATTATGATATTTATGTTTTATCTTATCTGTTTCGGTATGATGACAAAGGTTTGTCACTATATGATTTGATAAAAAATTGTAAATCAATATTATCAAATTACAAAGAACTTTCGATGAGACTGAAATATATAGAAAAAAATACTAATATTGAACGATTAAAGGAACTTAAATATAATCAAATTTATACAGATGAACATATGCATATTTTTAGCGCAAAAGACATTCCTAAATTTGCAGAGCAAACTCCTTCTGGAGTGTCTAAAGCAGAATATGATTCTTCATTGGAAAATATAGATTTTGTAGATGTTGATAGTTTTATTAGAGAAGTTAAAAATTCTCTTTTAGAAGAAAAGAACGTCTAA